The Juglans microcarpa x Juglans regia isolate MS1-56 chromosome 2S, Jm3101_v1.0, whole genome shotgun sequence genome has a window encoding:
- the LOC121252517 gene encoding uncharacterized protein LOC121252517: MAPSPGPYSGTSTLALVARASAFSLRLVYCSQLKYLKVLPIITSFLWKNY; this comes from the exons ATGGCGCCGTCTCCTGGACCTTATTCTGGAACCAGCACCCTTGCTTTG GTGGCTCGTGCTTCAGCTTTCTCTCTTAGACTCGTTTACTGTAGCCAGCTCAAGTACCTAAAGGTACTTCCAATCATTACTtcatttttatggaaaaattacTAA